The Nitrospira sp. sequence TTGGGTGAATCGACCACCGCTCCGTCGATTCGGACGATCACATCGCCCGGCTGTATCCCGGCGGCGGCGGCCGGATCCTTTTCGAAGACTTCGTTCACCAGGACCCCTTCTCCCTCAGATACGCCGAATTTTTTGGCCAACTCGGCCGTGAGAGGTTGAATGCCCACGCCGAGCCACCCGCGAACGACTTTACCCTTGGCCAGCAGTTGTTCGATGACTTGTCTGGCCATGTTGGACGGGATTGCGAATCCGATGCCTTGGGCAAAATTGATGATCGCGGTGTTGATGCCGATCACCTCACCGCGGAGATTGAAGAGTGGACCGCCGGAATTGCCTGGATTGATTGATGCATCGGTTTGAATGAAGTTTTCATACCGTGAGAGGTTGATGTTTTCACGGCCGATTCCACTCACGACGCCAAGGGTCACCGTGCGGTCCAGTCCAAACGGATTCCCGACCGCCAGCACCCATTGGCCGACTTTGACGCCGGTGGAATCCCCAAATCGGGCGCTCGGCAATGGCCGATCCGCCGTCACTTTAAGCAGAGCCAAATCCGTGTCCGGATCCTTTCCGATAACCTGGGCGATGAGCTTTGTTTTGTCTGAAAACCGGACTTCAATTTCAGCGGCGTCCCCGATGACATGATTGTTCGTCACGATATGACCGTCGCTGTCGACGATCAGCCCAGACCCCGAACCCGAAGCATTCGGCGTCCGCTCGCCGGAGCCTTCGCGAGACCGACTTGTGCCGGTGATGGGGAAAAGATTGACGACCGAAGGCTTGGCTTGCTCGGCCAGCTCGGTAATGACGGCTTGTATCTCTTCCAACATGCGGATGCCGGGAGAGTCGGCAGATAGCGCTTCGGCACGGCTCAATCCTATCAGTGAAAACAGGATGACCAAGGGAAAAACCAGAACACGTGAAGAAAGAACCGCCATCGTTGCCATCGATTGCTATTCTATCCGATCTACATCGATGTGCCTACTATCCTACGCCGATCTCGTGAGCGTAGTTGTGAGAGGACGTTGGCCGGTGAACCACGAAGTGAGTCGGTCCAGTTCCCCTTGAGGACCGATCACAATCACAATGTCACCTGGGCGCAGGAGGAGATCGGCGGCCGGAGCCATCAGAAATGGCCCTCGCAGAACCGTCACGATATGTGCAGAAGGGGCGTGAGGAAGCGCACTCAGTGGTTGTCCAGCCGCGGCCGCCTCTCGCATAACGGTGAGCCGTTCAAGACCGGCTGAGCGAAGAGTCAAATCACGTTGGAGCGTCAGCAAGTCTTGATGAATCGCTTCGAGTTTAAGTTCACGGATCTGTGCATCGACACGGGTCAATGACTGCTTGAACTCCTGAATATGAGCGAGAGCATCGGCGAGTGCCTCATCAATCGACTCGACAACCGAATCAGGAGGAGAGTTCTTGTGTAGCCGGTCGGAAACCTGGGTGACGAGTTGCTGTCCGACCTTGGCCGTTACATCATCGATTCGCTGGAGCAAGGTGGACGCCTGCCAGTGCAGCCGAATGATCTGGACCTTCCGGTTGACCAGTTCCGACACGGCGAGAACGGTCTCATAGAAAGCATGTCCGGTGATCGATAGTTCCTTGTGGACGCGGCCAAGAAGTTCAAAGGTCATGTTCTGATAAGTTGGATTATGTTAACTTATGATCCTATCGCCTTGTGGGGAACGATTGAATCCATTCTGAATCTAATCCCACGCGGTCTCCCCTCCTTTCATAGCGGATCGCGGCTCTGAGGTCAATTACGTCCGGAGTTTCATGACGACCGCGTGCGGGATGTCAATTTGCAATTATCCCGACGTCGCTCGTATGATCGCAGCGATGAACTGCACGAAATGTAAGACCAAAGCCGTCATGCGGTTACCCCGCCACAATGCGGCGTTCTGCAAAAGCTGCTTCAATGGGTTTGTGCAAGATCAGACCGTGAAAGCCATTCGATCTCAGGAGATGTTCGTCAAGGACGAGCGCATCCTCGTCGCCGTTTCGGGCGGCAAGGACAGTTTGGCCCTGTGGGACATTCTGCTCAAACTCGGCTATCGGGCCGATGCGCTGTATGTAAACCTGGGGATTGGCGGATATTCCGAGTCATCTCACGAAAAGGTTGTACATTTTTCCGACACCGTGGCCGCTGCACATGGCTCGGTGCTGCATGTCCACACCGTCGAGCGTGAAGAAGGAGCCGGAATTCGTGAGCTTGCGATGCTGGTCCACCGTCCGACGTGTTCGACCTGCGGCACGATCAAACGCTATCAATTCAACCACGTCGCAATCCAGCGTGACTATGATGTGATGGCCACAGGACATAACTTGGATGATGAGGCTGCTCGCCTGCTCGGCAACGTACTGCACTGGCAGGATGAATATCTGGAGAAGCAAGGTCCCAGTCTTCCTGCCTCCGTAGAGGGATTTGCCAAGAAGGTGAAGCCGCTCTATCGATTAACCGAACGTGAGTTGGCGGCCTATTGCGTCCTGAATAAGATCGACTATGTCGTCGAGGAATGCCCTATGGCGCAGGGAGCGCGCACCCTCCTCTATAAGGAAGTCTTGAATCGTTTGGAAACAGAATCGCCCGGGACCAAGCAGATGTTCTATTGGGGCTTTCTCGAAAAACACCGGACGAGTGTGGCGCCCGTCGACATGGCGGAGAAAGACCGTACGGCCTTGCACCCCTGTTC is a genomic window containing:
- a CDS encoding TrkA C-terminal domain-containing protein, which gives rise to MTFELLGRVHKELSITGHAFYETVLAVSELVNRKVQIIRLHWQASTLLQRIDDVTAKVGQQLVTQVSDRLHKNSPPDSVVESIDEALADALAHIQEFKQSLTRVDAQIRELKLEAIHQDLLTLQRDLTLRSAGLERLTVMREAAAAGQPLSALPHAPSAHIVTVLRGPFLMAPAADLLLRPGDIVIVIGPQGELDRLTSWFTGQRPLTTTLTRSA
- a CDS encoding Do family serine endopeptidase, which codes for MATMAVLSSRVLVFPLVILFSLIGLSRAEALSADSPGIRMLEEIQAVITELAEQAKPSVVNLFPITGTSRSREGSGERTPNASGSGSGLIVDSDGHIVTNNHVIGDAAEIEVRFSDKTKLIAQVIGKDPDTDLALLKVTADRPLPSARFGDSTGVKVGQWVLAVGNPFGLDRTVTLGVVSGIGRENINLSRYENFIQTDASINPGNSGGPLFNLRGEVIGINTAIINFAQGIGFAIPSNMARQVIEQLLAKGKVVRGWLGVGIQPLTAELAKKFGVSEGEGVLVNEVFEKDPAAAAGIQPGDVIVRIDGAVVDSPNKLSRLIGSLPPGAAAKVEVVRDLKYLMVEVPLTERRETAVAAALPQEEKLEVKLGLDVQELTAGLTEKFKLRESKGVLIAKVEPNSLAQAEGLREGDLIKEVNRTEVSSVAEYKAAISRSRHGDTVLLRVLRENRAFFVVLKSSD
- a CDS encoding adenine nucleotide alpha hydrolase family protein, with protein sequence MNCTKCKTKAVMRLPRHNAAFCKSCFNGFVQDQTVKAIRSQEMFVKDERILVAVSGGKDSLALWDILLKLGYRADALYVNLGIGGYSESSHEKVVHFSDTVAAAHGSVLHVHTVEREEGAGIRELAMLVHRPTCSTCGTIKRYQFNHVAIQRDYDVMATGHNLDDEAARLLGNVLHWQDEYLEKQGPSLPASVEGFAKKVKPLYRLTERELAAYCVLNKIDYVVEECPMAQGARTLLYKEVLNRLETESPGTKQMFYWGFLEKHRTSVAPVDMAEKDRTALHPCSLCGQPTTAGTCSYCKLMARAKTSSPH